ATTATTGCTATTATCGTCCTATTTAGCATAGCAAATACTATGACTATGTCTGTTTTTGAACGGGTAAAAGAGATAGGAACACTGAGAGCGATTGGCACAAAGAAAAGAGGTATCCTGAAGCTTTTCCTCTGGGAGGGATTTTTAATTGGAGTGATAGGTGCAGTGCTGGGAACGATAACAGGAGTTTTAGTAGCCCAGGTGATAAATCTATGGGGAGGGATTTATATCCCCCCACCGCCAGCTATGACGAGGGGATATAATGCCCTCATCCTCATTGTCCCGGTGGTGTTGTGGTACTCTTTCCTGTCCACGGTAGTGATTTCTACCATCTCCACATTTTACCCGGCCATGCGGGCTACAAGATTGAGTATAGTAGAATCTTTAGGGCATAATTAAAAAGAGGTAGAATGATACGGAAAGCTATTTTTTTGTTTTTATTTTTAACATTAATATCCGCTGATACATTTGCTCCTACTCCTGCTAAAATTCTGGAGATGATTGATCAAATAAGAGCTCCCGGGGATACTTTTGTCTTTGACTTGAAGATTACTTATAAAAAAGAGAAGGAAAAAGATATTATTCAAGAATTTACTGTTCGGGTAAAAGATGCGGATAAAAGCCTGGTAAAATTTACCTATCCTCCAGAGAATAAAGGCCGCCTTCTTCTGATGGTTGGCAATAATATGTGGATATATGTTCCTGGTACACGGGGACCTATTAGAATCTCCCCCCAACAGCGTTTACTGGGGCAAATTTCTAATGGTGATGTGGCAAGAGTGGTCTACTCTCTAGACTATAATGCAAAATTATTGGAAGAAGAAATAGATAAAATGAGATGCATAAAACTTGAGCTATCCAGCAAAAGCGAACAGGCATCTTATAGTAAGATTTTTCTCTGGACTGATACGGAAAGTTTTAAACCAATAAAGGCCGAATTTTATAGTATCTCAGATAGACTTTTAAAGACTGCTTTTTATAAAGGATATGCGAAAGTTTTAGGAAAAGAAAGACCATTAGTCTTAGAGATTTACGATGAACTGCGTAAAGGTGAATATTCGATAATGGAATATAGTAATATGAAAGTAGCTGATACACCTAACACTTTCTTTCAAAAGACTTATTTGAAACATATCCGATAAAAGGTAATCTTATGAGAAGAATAATACTGAGTGCTATATTAGTTTTGGTTTTATCTTCGTTTCAGGTAAATGCCTCTATATTTGATGAAAACTTCAGGCTTGAATATCGAGGGGAACTTGTTAATCAGACAACTTATTATCAACTAAAGGGTGATATTCTTTTAAATCCTGACTCTAATCTTACTTCGTTTCCAAAGTGGCAAAATAAACTTTATAAGGACTCTTTTATTAGTCTTACATATAAAGAATGGCTTAAACTGGCGGTAAAATCTCGACCT
This region of bacterium genomic DNA includes:
- a CDS encoding outer membrane lipoprotein-sorting protein, with the translated sequence MIRKAIFLFLFLTLISADTFAPTPAKILEMIDQIRAPGDTFVFDLKITYKKEKEKDIIQEFTVRVKDADKSLVKFTYPPENKGRLLLMVGNNMWIYVPGTRGPIRISPQQRLLGQISNGDVARVVYSLDYNAKLLEEEIDKMRCIKLELSSKSEQASYSKIFLWTDTESFKPIKAEFYSISDRLLKTAFYKGYAKVLGKERPLVLEIYDELRKGEYSIMEYSNMKVADTPNTFFQKTYLKHIR